In the genome of Chiloscyllium plagiosum isolate BGI_BamShark_2017 chromosome 33, ASM401019v2, whole genome shotgun sequence, one region contains:
- the ptges3l gene encoding putative protein PTGES3L, whose protein sequence is MSESAETDNRQPAKTQWYDRKNYVFVEFCVEDSKDVDVKIEKYRLIFSCKSADNTELYNNIELFSKVEPNDSRHKCSGRSITLFMRKVDGKKAWPRLTKEKTKHAWLTVDFDNWKDWHDDDEQMIDLEHYANMLKELKNTGPPPAMDDLDVNIEPY, encoded by the exons ATGTCTGAATCAGCAGAAACTGACAACAG ACAGCCAGCAAAGACACAATGGTATGACCGCAAAAATTATGTGTTTGTTGAGTTCTGTGTAGAAGATAGCAAGGATGTTGatgttaaaattgaaaaatacagACTGATCTTCAG TTGCAAATCAGCAGATAACACGGAACTCTACAATAACATCGAACTGTTCAGCAAAGTGGAGCCAAAT GATTCAAGACACAAATGTTCTGGTAGGTCTATAACACTCTTCATGAGGAAAGTTGATGGTAAAAAAGCTTGGCCGAGACTGACCAAAGAAAAAACTAAG CATGCCTGGTTAACAGTGGACTTTGATAACTGGAAGGACTGGCACGATGATGATGAGCAGATGATTGACTTGGAACACTACGCAAAT ATGCTGAAAGAACTGAAGAATACTGGGCCACCTCCTGCCATGGATGATCTTGATGTAAATATTGAACCATACTGA